One stretch of Sander vitreus isolate 19-12246 chromosome 16, sanVit1, whole genome shotgun sequence DNA includes these proteins:
- the mlana gene encoding melanoma antigen recognized by T-cells 1 isoform X1 produces the protein MPRNCTNGMPRGEFNIYFASSRRGYVRAEEAVGIVLLVVILAALLILGCWYFKKRSGYKIIRSPRSGSPGHTGGQYSEAGPSADNKMAITDFGSFRPPVPNAPPAYEKISLGPLPPPYSP, from the exons ATGCCGCGTAATTGTACAAACGGGATGCCTCGTGGAgaattcaacatttattttgccaGCAGCAGACGAGGATACGTCAGAGCTGAGGA GGCAGTGGGTATAGTTCTGCTGGTGGTCATCCTGGCAGCTCTCCTCATCCTGGGATGCTGGTACTTCAAGAAGAGGAGTGGCTACAAAATAATCAGG AGCCCTAGATCGGGGTCACCAGGTCACACAGGAGGCCAGTACTCAGAGGCAGGACCTTCCGCAGATAACAAGATGGCTATAACTGACTTCGGCAGCTTTCGACCTCCG GTTCCAAATGCTCCTCCAGCCTATGAAAAGATTTCCTTAGGGCCGCTGCCTCCGCCCTATTCCCCCTAA